The Stratiformator vulcanicus genome has a segment encoding these proteins:
- a CDS encoding NUDIX hydrolase — MAEELFDVVDEHDHVQAQLPRSEVHRRNLLHRAVSIFVFNTRGELLLQMRSASKDQFPNCWTSSASGHVTAGDDYDETAHRELEEELGLTCDITRVAKFDASPDSAYEFTVLYKAVTDDAPVPDPEEISDVKFASLDDWKEQAAAQPELFTPPFRLLLDWYMERGTNQ; from the coding sequence ATGGCGGAAGAACTCTTTGATGTCGTCGATGAACATGATCACGTCCAAGCGCAATTGCCGCGGAGCGAGGTTCATCGTCGAAACCTGTTGCACCGCGCCGTCAGTATTTTCGTATTCAACACGCGGGGCGAGCTGCTCCTGCAGATGCGATCGGCGAGCAAGGATCAATTTCCCAATTGCTGGACATCGTCGGCGTCCGGCCATGTCACTGCCGGGGATGACTACGATGAAACGGCCCATCGAGAGTTGGAAGAAGAACTCGGCCTGACCTGCGACATCACACGGGTTGCGAAGTTCGATGCCTCGCCCGATTCCGCCTACGAATTCACGGTGCTTTATAAAGCGGTGACCGATGACGCACCGGTGCCTGATCCCGAAGAGATCTCCGACGTTAAGTTCGCATCGCTCGACGACTGGAAAGAACAAGCGGCGGCGCAGCCGGAACTCTTTACGCCGCCTTTTCGATTACTGCTCGATTGGTACATGGAACGCGGGACCAATCAATAG
- a CDS encoding DUF456 domain-containing protein, which yields MPSDVMIAVMDFDATYLLLALLLIVASCVCWVLNVFMLPGNWMVAGLSGLWVWGMPVETYGRGFGWWAVGVLVGLAVVGEVVEAAAGAAGARKAGSSKRAAALSLVGAGIGSIVGAIFGVPIPVIGPLIAALLGGAFGAFAGAYLGEQWKGRDVKGRIDVGTGAFVGKILGTLGRMAIGAVMVGLVAVLVFRPGAQVAEIVDESKTSEPILPEVIVPADRF from the coding sequence GTGCCCTCCGACGTTATGATTGCCGTTATGGATTTCGATGCGACTTACCTGCTGCTCGCCTTACTACTCATCGTCGCCTCGTGCGTCTGCTGGGTGCTCAATGTATTCATGCTCCCGGGGAACTGGATGGTGGCGGGGCTATCCGGGCTGTGGGTGTGGGGCATGCCCGTTGAGACCTACGGTCGCGGCTTCGGTTGGTGGGCGGTGGGCGTGCTCGTCGGGCTGGCGGTCGTCGGCGAAGTGGTCGAGGCGGCGGCCGGCGCCGCAGGCGCCCGCAAGGCGGGGTCGAGCAAACGCGCCGCCGCACTCTCGTTGGTCGGGGCAGGAATCGGCAGCATCGTCGGCGCGATCTTCGGCGTTCCGATTCCGGTGATCGGCCCATTGATCGCCGCCCTGCTCGGCGGAGCCTTCGGCGCATTTGCCGGAGCTTATCTCGGCGAGCAGTGGAAGGGTCGCGATGTGAAAGGACGGATCGACGTCGGGACGGGGGCCTTCGTCGGTAAGATCCTCGGCACGCTCGGACGGATGGCGATCGGAGCGGTCATGGTCGGGCTGGTCGCAGTGCTCGTGTTTCGCCCCGGTGCTCAGGTGGCCGAAATCGTAGACGAGTCCAAAACGTCCGAGCCCATTCTCCCGGAGGTGATCGTCCCGGCCGATCGTTTCTAA
- a CDS encoding esterase, which produces MSKLTCVKWFTFVVLTLSVQGFVEADDPPRRDKRLPTSPEVAEDRQVTFRVRAPKADEVLLKGFAPIETTPMTRDDEGVWSVTIGPLEPEIYSYWFEVDGARQLDESSRYVKPSRTPKVNLLEVPGGEDSLTRFNPDIAHGTLHRHEYLSDVTDSVRNLIVYTPPTYRDTGEGKYPVLYLFHGTGDHEGGWTVEGRAHRIMDNLLHGGRAIPMIIVMPDVHVVYKDAKDYRRRIADEFEQELLTEIIPFVEKKYRAEQRPEDRAIAGLSLGSMQALRIGLKHPQKFAWIGGFSGPVVWENQQALVDEFVAKTPDLNEQLKLIWVAVGEDDWLIKRVQKTHEAFKAAGIEHEYQVTPGRHEWPVWRRYLVELLPRLFHEPNPAAR; this is translated from the coding sequence ATGTCAAAGCTTACCTGCGTGAAATGGTTCACGTTCGTCGTACTGACCCTTTCGGTCCAAGGCTTCGTCGAAGCCGACGATCCGCCGCGGCGTGACAAGCGGTTACCGACCTCCCCGGAGGTCGCGGAGGATCGACAGGTGACCTTCCGCGTGCGTGCTCCGAAGGCTGACGAAGTGCTGCTCAAGGGCTTCGCTCCGATCGAAACAACGCCGATGACCCGCGACGATGAAGGCGTGTGGTCGGTGACGATCGGACCGCTCGAACCAGAGATTTATTCCTATTGGTTCGAAGTCGACGGGGCCCGGCAACTCGATGAGAGCAGCCGCTACGTGAAACCGTCCCGAACACCGAAAGTGAACTTACTTGAAGTGCCCGGCGGCGAAGATTCGCTCACCCGCTTTAACCCGGACATTGCGCACGGCACGCTTCACCGCCACGAATACCTTTCAGATGTCACCGACAGCGTCCGCAACCTCATCGTCTATACGCCCCCGACTTATCGCGACACGGGCGAGGGGAAATATCCGGTGCTGTATCTGTTTCACGGCACCGGTGACCACGAAGGAGGTTGGACGGTCGAAGGCCGCGCTCATCGCATTATGGACAACCTGCTCCATGGAGGACGGGCCATTCCGATGATCATCGTGATGCCCGACGTGCATGTCGTTTATAAAGACGCGAAAGATTATCGGCGGCGCATCGCGGACGAATTTGAACAGGAACTGTTGACCGAGATTATCCCGTTCGTTGAGAAAAAATATCGTGCCGAGCAGCGACCGGAGGACAGGGCCATCGCCGGACTTTCGCTGGGTTCAATGCAGGCCCTGCGAATCGGATTGAAACATCCTCAGAAGTTCGCATGGATCGGCGGGTTCAGTGGCCCTGTTGTCTGGGAGAACCAGCAGGCTTTGGTCGACGAGTTCGTCGCGAAAACACCCGACTTAAACGAGCAACTTAAACTCATCTGGGTCGCGGTCGGCGAAGATGACTGGCTCATAAAGCGTGTTCAAAAAACTCACGAGGCCTTCAAGGCTGCGGGCATTGAACACGAGTATCAAGTGACACCGGGCCGGCACGAATGGCCCGTGTGGCGACGATACCTGGTCGAGTTGTTGCCGCGATTATTTCACGAACCGAATCCGGCAGCGCGATAA
- a CDS encoding PA2169 family four-helix-bundle protein, translating into MNAHTQTELSDNAVEQLQDLIQINIDSADGFRHSAEQIENVTISQYFRGVADERKQQAEQLQGFVEFSGERPRQEGSYLASLHRTIMDLRTALTSDDLGAVLNEAERGEDYIKDAYKDTLKETAGSPVNDVLQNHMESVIASHDRVRDMRDEVNS; encoded by the coding sequence ATGAATGCCCACACGCAGACCGAACTTTCCGATAACGCAGTGGAGCAACTGCAAGATTTGATTCAGATCAACATCGACAGTGCCGATGGCTTTCGCCACTCGGCCGAGCAGATCGAAAATGTGACGATCTCGCAGTACTTCCGCGGCGTGGCCGACGAGCGAAAACAACAGGCCGAACAGCTTCAGGGATTCGTTGAATTCAGCGGCGAGCGGCCCAGGCAGGAAGGCTCCTACCTCGCTTCGCTGCACCGGACGATCATGGATTTGAGGACCGCCCTCACCAGTGACGACCTCGGAGCCGTCCTCAACGAAGCCGAACGAGGCGAGGATTACATTAAAGACGCTTACAAAGACACGCTGAAGGAGACGGCAGGCAGCCCCGTGAACGATGTGCTGCAAAATCACATGGAAAGCGTCATCGCTTCGCACGACCGCGTCCGCGACATGCGGGACGAGGTCAACTCGTAA
- a CDS encoding type II and III secretion system protein, producing the protein MTGVMVLTALCAISAPPAEPVQAARPVITSQVVVEVRVYDGDTLTSAPTLVAVSGEPARIEVGGTVAATFEEPDGRHTETIPVGLTLTAVPTVLESGKIHLRLAMEHREVDTETRGNRSLTAIRSSMYETVVTCRNGETIQLGGVSTNGGEVRTGKATDEPSSGRSAKVTVTRGDRTIDVARGRFGMPIRVGQNPFAPPVR; encoded by the coding sequence ATGACGGGTGTAATGGTCCTGACCGCGCTGTGTGCGATCTCCGCCCCTCCCGCCGAGCCCGTTCAGGCCGCGCGACCTGTCATCACCTCGCAGGTGGTGGTTGAGGTTCGAGTCTATGATGGGGACACGCTCACCAGCGCACCCACGCTCGTCGCCGTGTCGGGCGAGCCTGCTCGAATAGAAGTCGGCGGCACCGTCGCAGCGACTTTTGAAGAGCCGGATGGTCGCCACACCGAAACCATTCCTGTCGGGCTCACGCTTACCGCCGTCCCGACGGTTCTGGAATCCGGGAAAATCCATCTTCGACTCGCGATGGAGCACCGGGAAGTCGACACCGAAACCCGGGGAAATCGCAGTCTTACGGCAATTCGCAGCAGCATGTATGAGACGGTCGTCACCTGCCGCAACGGTGAGACAATCCAACTCGGAGGCGTTTCTACGAACGGCGGCGAAGTTCGAACGGGCAAGGCGACCGACGAGCCGAGCAGTGGACGCAGTGCCAAAGTCACCGTCACACGCGGCGATCGTACGATTGACGTCGCCCGCGGCCGCTTCGGGATGCCGATCCGCGTCGGACAAAATCCGTTCGCCCCGCCGGTTCGATAA
- a CDS encoding Mpo1-like protein, with protein sequence MLKSFLANYVQRHRDPVNQVLHVIGLPVTFVAPIVFFCLGDVWNGIACFVIGYVLQFLGHAVEGNEAGEVVLVKKWLGFPYVEFGPKANRPETE encoded by the coding sequence ATGCTCAAATCGTTTCTCGCGAATTATGTCCAGCGGCACCGCGACCCCGTCAATCAGGTGCTGCACGTGATCGGTTTGCCGGTGACGTTCGTCGCACCGATCGTTTTTTTCTGCCTCGGTGACGTCTGGAACGGGATCGCCTGTTTCGTGATCGGATATGTGCTGCAGTTCTTGGGGCACGCCGTCGAAGGCAATGAAGCTGGCGAAGTGGTGCTCGTCAAGAAATGGCTCGGCTTCCCATACGTCGAGTTCGGGCCGAAAGCGAATCGGCCGGAGACCGAATAG
- a CDS encoding efflux RND transporter permease subunit, whose translation MSTEPATVNPVRQTLEALAIVVAMLAALVFALLQFGGLESDNDVGKWLPANDPQARILEWTRRHFPSEDRIFVTWAGSSLGDARGQRFEAALEKIDGVIDVTTPTELVDRMTDIGVDEDEALDRLEGLLVGKAGRSPVAYSVALDEENESLETEQILDAIRDAAAAADIPSDQLHMGGTRVAGTELDRFVHQAEWNRDVPAWMLWKKSPLGFSALFSAILAVVLLRQIVLAGLVLFVTLSATIMTVAIVPLSGATMNMVLIVMPSLLMVLTLSASIHVANYWKHAALTDRATAPEVARREAAVPCALASMTTAIGLASLGTSPLTPVRHFGLYSAAGCFISLICSLVVLPALIRLLPVGRPRGVTRVSDHFSAFGTRIAQHAVPVSLTCLALFGIAALGMTRFHTETKVIHYFPTDSRIIADYRFIEDELTGIIPVEVVVRFTPEATQEIPFIERVEIVREVERSVSSHPDVTGTLALPDFLRGAENRSIGYNVRLRRMEASIAENDDAEAGQFVTLAREDAIGPQEELLANRGDELWQITAQVKILSDLNYASLTGDLTGRIDDVFSRYTGVSGIVTGTVPLFLRTQQAVLESLIKSFGIAFAVIALLMMVMLRSVGGGVLTMLPNLLPVGLVFGTISWFGLATDIGTMITASVALGIAVDGTLHLITWFRRHLDENGGDRPAAIASAMSHCGPAMWQTSLIVSAGLMMLVFADLLLILRFGWLMASLVGAALIADLVYLPSLLCGPLGRWIVPHRRSASTHDDMKQPDAGEQQIDHAESSISR comes from the coding sequence ATGTCGACAGAACCGGCCACCGTGAACCCCGTCCGCCAGACGCTTGAGGCACTGGCGATTGTCGTCGCGATGCTCGCGGCGCTGGTGTTCGCGCTTCTGCAATTCGGAGGACTCGAGTCGGACAACGACGTCGGCAAATGGCTGCCCGCGAACGATCCGCAGGCTCGAATTCTCGAGTGGACCCGCCGACACTTCCCATCCGAAGATCGCATCTTCGTCACATGGGCGGGAAGTTCGCTCGGAGATGCCCGTGGTCAGCGCTTCGAGGCGGCCCTTGAGAAAATCGACGGCGTGATCGACGTCACCACTCCGACCGAATTGGTCGATCGAATGACCGACATCGGAGTGGACGAAGACGAGGCGCTCGATCGGCTCGAAGGCTTGCTCGTCGGGAAAGCCGGACGCTCGCCGGTCGCCTATTCGGTAGCGCTCGATGAAGAGAATGAGTCGCTCGAGACGGAGCAGATTCTCGACGCGATTCGGGACGCCGCGGCAGCGGCGGACATTCCGTCCGATCAATTGCACATGGGCGGCACCCGCGTTGCCGGAACGGAACTCGACCGGTTTGTGCATCAGGCCGAGTGGAACCGCGATGTCCCGGCCTGGATGCTTTGGAAGAAAAGTCCCCTCGGGTTTTCCGCTCTGTTCTCCGCGATTCTCGCTGTCGTGCTCTTACGTCAAATCGTGTTGGCCGGGTTGGTCCTGTTTGTCACGCTGTCGGCAACCATCATGACGGTCGCCATCGTTCCCCTGTCGGGGGCGACAATGAATATGGTCTTGATAGTTATGCCGTCACTGCTGATGGTGCTGACGCTTTCGGCTTCGATCCACGTGGCCAACTACTGGAAACATGCGGCTCTGACCGACCGGGCGACTGCCCCGGAAGTCGCCCGGCGCGAAGCCGCCGTTCCGTGTGCGCTGGCCAGCATGACGACCGCGATCGGATTGGCCTCACTGGGGACGAGTCCACTCACTCCGGTTCGCCATTTCGGTTTGTACTCGGCGGCGGGCTGCTTCATCTCGCTGATTTGTTCGCTCGTCGTGCTTCCGGCGCTGATTCGCCTGCTGCCCGTCGGACGGCCGCGCGGCGTGACGCGCGTCTCCGATCACTTCAGCGCGTTCGGAACGCGGATCGCTCAACACGCCGTTCCGGTTTCGCTGACCTGCCTGGCCCTGTTCGGCATAGCGGCACTCGGTATGACGCGGTTTCATACTGAAACGAAGGTCATTCACTATTTCCCAACCGACAGCCGCATTATTGCGGACTATCGATTCATCGAAGACGAACTGACGGGCATCATTCCGGTCGAGGTCGTTGTCCGCTTCACCCCGGAAGCGACCCAAGAAATTCCGTTCATCGAACGGGTGGAAATCGTGCGGGAGGTCGAGCGATCGGTCTCATCGCATCCCGACGTGACCGGCACGTTGGCCCTTCCCGACTTTCTGCGAGGGGCTGAGAATCGGTCGATCGGCTACAACGTTCGGCTCAGACGAATGGAGGCGTCCATCGCTGAGAACGATGATGCCGAGGCAGGGCAGTTTGTCACGCTGGCTCGCGAAGACGCCATTGGCCCCCAAGAGGAATTGCTGGCGAACCGGGGCGATGAACTGTGGCAGATAACGGCGCAGGTGAAAATTCTCTCCGATTTAAACTACGCAAGTTTGACCGGCGATTTGACCGGCCGCATTGATGACGTCTTCAGCCGATACACCGGGGTGTCGGGCATCGTTACGGGGACAGTGCCGCTATTTCTTCGCACGCAGCAAGCAGTGCTCGAAAGTCTGATTAAGAGTTTCGGCATCGCCTTCGCGGTGATCGCGCTGTTGATGATGGTCATGCTTCGCAGCGTCGGTGGCGGCGTTCTGACGATGCTTCCGAACTTGCTGCCCGTGGGACTGGTCTTCGGGACGATCTCGTGGTTCGGACTGGCGACCGATATCGGCACGATGATCACGGCTTCGGTCGCACTCGGTATCGCGGTCGACGGCACATTGCATCTGATCACCTGGTTCCGCCGCCACCTCGACGAAAATGGTGGGGATCGCCCCGCGGCGATCGCTTCGGCGATGAGTCATTGCGGACCGGCGATGTGGCAAACGAGCCTGATCGTTTCTGCCGGTTTGATGATGCTTGTATTCGCGGACCTGCTGCTGATCCTGAGATTCGGCTGGCTGATGGCTTCACTCGTCGGGGCCGCGTTGATCGCCGATCTCGTCTACCTCCCGTCCCTGCTGTGCGGACCGCTTGGTCGTTGGATTGTGCCCCATCGTCGATCGGCAAGTACCCACGACGACATGAAGCAACCGGACGCGGGCGAGCAACAAATTGATCACGCCGAATCGAGCATCTCGCGATAA